The genomic DNA TCCAAGGATTGGTTCGCTCCATGCCGGCGCGCGAGGATCTCACGATGCCGATGCAGGAACAATTGGTGGTCGAACTTTATTCGAAATAATAGAGGAGAGAAATATGGAAACTCTGCTGCAAAAGAATTGGAAAGAATTGATTCGTCCGAAGATGCTGGAGGTCGAGCAGGATACGCTCACGCCCACCTATGGAAAATTCGTCGTGAAACCTCTCGAGCGGGGATACGGCATCACGATCGGAAACAGCCTGCGTCGGATTCTATTGTCGTCGTTGCAGGGAGCGGCGATCACAAACGTGAAGATCCGAGGCGTCGACCACGAGTTTTCGACGGTGAAGGGCGTTTCGGAAGATGTCACCGAAATCATCCTTAATTTGAAAGAAGTGTTGATCCGGTGCCATTCCAAGGGCCCCGAAAAGATCACGATCAACGCGGAAGGCGAGCGAAAGGTCAAAGCCAAGGACATCGTGGTGAATGAGAACGTGGAAATTCTCAATCCCGAGCATCACATCGCTACGCTCGGCCCGGATGCGCGCCTTCAGATGGAAATGACGGTGAAGATGGGACGCGGCTACGTTCCCTCGGAGAAAAACAAGGAAGAAGACCAGGCCATCGGGACCCTTCCGATGGACGCGGTATTCTCGCCGATCAAACGGGTCAATTATACCGTCAGCCAGGCGCGGGTCGGACAGCGCACCGATTACGACAAGCTGACGCTGGAAGTGTGGACGAACGGCGCGGTGAAACCCGAGGATACCGTGGCATATGCCGCCAAGATCTTGAAGGAGCAGCTCCAGGTCTTCATCAATTTTGAGGAGGTCGAGGCCTCCGAAGAGTCGGCCATGGAGTCCCCCAAGAGCGGCGTGAACGAAAATCTGCTTCGAAAGGTCGATGAGCTCGAGCTTTCCGTGCGTTCGGCGAATTGCCTTCAGAATGCCGATATTCGATACATCGGCGAACTGGTGCAGCGAAGCGAGGCCGAGATGCTCAAGACGAAAAACTTCGGCCGGAAATCGCTCAACGAAATCAAAGAGATCTTGTCCGAAATGGGGCTTTCCCTGGGCATGAAACTGGAAGCGGATGCGCTTCGAGAGCTGGAATCGAGAAAAGCGAACGATAAGAGCAGTCCGGTGGCGGCGGAAGAAGGTATGGCGGAGTATGAGGCAT from Bdellovibrionota bacterium includes the following:
- a CDS encoding DNA-directed RNA polymerase subunit alpha, coding for METLLQKNWKELIRPKMLEVEQDTLTPTYGKFVVKPLERGYGITIGNSLRRILLSSLQGAAITNVKIRGVDHEFSTVKGVSEDVTEIILNLKEVLIRCHSKGPEKITINAEGERKVKAKDIVVNENVEILNPEHHIATLGPDARLQMEMTVKMGRGYVPSEKNKEEDQAIGTLPMDAVFSPIKRVNYTVSQARVGQRTDYDKLTLEVWTNGAVKPEDTVAYAAKILKEQLQVFINFEEVEASEESAMESPKSGVNENLLRKVDELELSVRSANCLQNADIRYIGELVQRSEAEMLKTKNFGRKSLNEIKEILSEMGLSLGMKLEADALRELESRKANDKSSPVAAEEGMAEYEA